Proteins co-encoded in one Rudaeicoccus suwonensis genomic window:
- a CDS encoding 4Fe-4S dicluster domain-containing protein: MASRINPSTSRVFGRQLSGPTDPAADAHWPVHHERKGFFTDTSICIGCKACEVACKEWNRNPRDGDLELTGMSYDNTVALGASTWRHVAFIEQDGERIAAARKSGARLVDLGMPTVRAPRHTERGSTPGSEGDESRVSATVFENVALDTAPPDTPEFRWLMASDVCKHCTHAGCLDVCPTGALFRTEFGSVVVQADVCNGCGTCVAGCPFGVVERRSDGTAAPTARDGDKKGEQPQVPKRGVAQKCTLCYDRLLDDETPACAKTCPTTSIKFGDHTDLVHAARERVDQLHAQGMTEARLYGANELDGVGGTGAMFLLLDEPEVYGLPPDPRVPTADLPEMFRRAGLAAIGMIAAASVAFLGGRR; the protein is encoded by the coding sequence ATGGCGAGCCGGATCAATCCCTCGACCAGTCGGGTCTTCGGGCGACAGTTGAGCGGACCGACCGACCCCGCGGCGGATGCGCACTGGCCGGTGCATCACGAACGCAAGGGCTTCTTCACCGACACCTCGATCTGCATCGGCTGTAAAGCGTGCGAGGTCGCGTGCAAGGAGTGGAATCGCAACCCGCGAGATGGCGATCTCGAACTCACCGGCATGTCCTACGACAACACCGTGGCGCTGGGCGCGAGCACGTGGCGACACGTGGCCTTCATCGAGCAGGACGGCGAGCGGATCGCCGCCGCCCGCAAGTCCGGCGCGCGCCTGGTCGATCTCGGGATGCCGACGGTGCGCGCGCCGCGTCATACCGAACGGGGGAGTACGCCCGGCTCCGAAGGGGATGAAAGCAGAGTCAGCGCAACGGTTTTCGAGAATGTAGCACTTGACACGGCTCCGCCGGACACGCCTGAGTTCCGCTGGCTGATGGCATCGGACGTGTGCAAGCACTGCACCCACGCCGGCTGTCTGGATGTCTGCCCGACGGGAGCGTTGTTTCGCACGGAGTTCGGCTCGGTGGTCGTGCAGGCCGACGTGTGCAACGGCTGCGGCACCTGCGTGGCCGGGTGCCCGTTCGGTGTCGTCGAGCGGCGCAGCGACGGCACCGCGGCACCCACAGCGCGCGACGGTGACAAGAAGGGCGAACAGCCGCAGGTGCCCAAGCGCGGCGTCGCGCAGAAGTGCACGTTGTGCTACGACCGGCTGCTGGATGACGAGACACCCGCTTGCGCCAAGACCTGCCCGACGACGTCCATCAAGTTCGGCGATCACACCGACCTGGTGCACGCGGCGCGCGAGCGCGTCGACCAGTTGCACGCGCAGGGGATGACGGAGGCGCGGCTCTACGGCGCCAACGAGTTGGACGGCGTGGGCGGCACCGGCGCGATGTTCCTGCTGCTGGACGAGCCCGAGGTCTACGGCCTGCCGCCGGACCCGCGGGTGCCGACGGCGGACCTGCCGGAGATGTTCCGGCGCGCCGGACTCGCGGCGATCGGCATGATCGCGGCCGCGTCGGTGGCCTTCCTCGGTGGTCGCCGATGA
- the nrfD gene encoding NrfD/PsrC family molybdoenzyme membrane anchor subunit has translation MTLSDYDQFRPPEPPRKRRFGKAQRSRRRTSEGRGDGSVEMLMVPEVEFTSYYGHNVVKPPPWGPEVAAYLFLGGVAGGSGLLALGALLTGRNLLRRNARLGAMAAVAVGGAALVKDLGRPDRFYNMLRTIKLTSPMSIGSWILTAFSVSMSLAVAGELDRLTGERIPLGPVRKAVALIEGPAGFAAAAFAPPLAAYTAVLLSDTANPTWNAAHRDLPFVFVSSASLAAGGLAMITTPVRETRPARALAVMGVVGDVMATKYMESRMDPLTVEPLHHGRPGQLMAWSERLAVAGGVGTLLVGRRRIPAAVCGAALMGASALTRFGVLAAGIASAKDPKYTVEPQKRRLAARRAAGVTEDSITTA, from the coding sequence ATGACGCTGTCCGACTACGACCAGTTCCGCCCGCCCGAGCCGCCGCGCAAGCGCCGCTTCGGCAAGGCGCAACGCAGCCGTCGGCGCACGTCCGAGGGCCGCGGTGACGGCTCGGTCGAGATGCTGATGGTGCCGGAGGTCGAATTCACTTCGTACTACGGGCACAACGTGGTCAAGCCCCCACCGTGGGGGCCAGAGGTCGCGGCCTACCTGTTTCTCGGCGGGGTGGCCGGCGGCTCCGGATTGCTTGCGCTGGGGGCGCTGCTCACCGGGCGAAACCTGTTGCGCCGCAACGCTCGTCTGGGTGCGATGGCTGCGGTGGCAGTCGGCGGTGCCGCGTTGGTCAAGGACCTTGGTCGACCTGACCGGTTCTACAACATGCTGCGCACGATCAAGCTGACCTCGCCGATGAGCATCGGCTCGTGGATCCTCACGGCATTCAGCGTCAGTATGTCGCTGGCCGTCGCAGGCGAGCTGGATCGCTTGACCGGAGAACGGATTCCGCTGGGTCCGGTGCGCAAGGCGGTCGCGCTGATCGAAGGACCGGCCGGTTTCGCGGCGGCGGCCTTCGCACCACCGCTCGCGGCATACACGGCGGTCTTGTTGTCCGACACCGCGAACCCCACCTGGAATGCCGCGCACCGTGATCTGCCGTTCGTCTTCGTCAGCTCGGCGAGCTTGGCGGCGGGCGGTCTGGCCATGATCACCACGCCGGTGCGTGAGACCAGGCCCGCGCGGGCGCTCGCGGTGATGGGCGTCGTCGGCGATGTGATGGCGACGAAATACATGGAGAGTCGGATGGACCCGCTCACGGTCGAGCCGCTGCACCACGGCCGACCCGGTCAGCTGATGGCCTGGAGTGAGCGGCTCGCCGTTGCCGGTGGCGTCGGCACCCTGCTGGTCGGGCGCCGGCGGATCCCGGCGGCGGTGTGCGGTGCGGCGCTGATGGGCGCATCGGCGCTGACGCGTTTCGGCGTGCTGGCTGCCGGGATCGCCTCCGCGAAGGATCCGAAGTACACCGTCGAACCACAGAAGAGACGTCTCGCTGCCCGACGGGCGGCCGGTGTCACCGAGGACTCGATCACCACGGCGTGA
- a CDS encoding phenolic acid decarboxylase, with protein sequence MRAFRDAGPTYPIFVVPEFAPDHAVRTCRRQRQIRHFGGARGPANRFLGPGELTDGLTGPDLAATGRRPTPAAYRKSPIWRASGTGRHDCLRVGCEKSPIRRVRRRVTTDSHQKSPTRRVPLGW encoded by the coding sequence ATGCGCGCATTTCGCGACGCCGGACCGACATACCCGATCTTCGTGGTGCCTGAGTTCGCCCCGGATCACGCTGTTCGAACATGTCGGCGACAACGACAAATCCGTCATTTCGGTGGCGCCCGAGGACCTGCCAACAGATTTCTTGGCCCGGGTGAACTGACGGACGGGCTCACGGGGCCAGACCTGGCGGCGACGGGGAGACGACCAACGCCTGCGGCGTATCGAAAGTCGCCGATCTGGCGAGCCAGTGGAACCGGTCGTCATGACTGCCTCCGCGTGGGATGTGAGAAGTCGCCGATTCGGCGAGTACGGCGACGGGTTACAACTGACAGCCACCAGAAGTCGCCGACTCGGCGAGTTCCGCTTGGGTGGTGA
- a CDS encoding pyridoxamine 5'-phosphate oxidase family protein has translation MSYDPLNSLTRKEGRASADRSTLDALLDEVSVGVLSTVLDGMPWSVPMLFARDGDNVILHGSTGAGALRQVTEGAPAAFTVYSLDGYVVAYNAFESSANYRSAVLRGTLVHLSGDSAVTGLERLTDRLFPGRTGEVVPSTRKELAATVCLALPIREGSWLYRGRVGGSEPPEYDDATVPAAPVWTGIVPLRLTAGEPQRDEWNHDDVPIPESVRAIQRHYSR, from the coding sequence ATGAGCTACGACCCGCTGAACAGCTTGACCCGCAAGGAGGGCCGCGCGAGCGCGGACCGCAGCACCCTGGACGCGCTGCTGGACGAGGTGTCGGTCGGAGTGCTGTCGACGGTGCTGGACGGTATGCCGTGGTCGGTGCCGATGCTGTTCGCCCGCGACGGTGACAACGTCATACTGCACGGGTCGACCGGAGCCGGTGCGTTGCGGCAGGTGACCGAAGGGGCACCCGCGGCCTTCACGGTGTACTCGCTGGACGGTTATGTCGTGGCGTACAACGCGTTCGAGTCGTCGGCGAACTACCGCAGCGCGGTGTTGCGCGGCACGCTCGTGCACCTCAGCGGCGATTCCGCGGTCACCGGTCTCGAGCGACTGACCGACCGACTGTTTCCCGGTCGCACCGGCGAGGTCGTGCCGAGCACGCGCAAAGAACTCGCGGCGACGGTCTGCCTCGCGCTGCCGATCCGCGAAGGCTCCTGGCTCTACAGGGGGCGAGTCGGCGGGTCCGAGCCACCCGAGTATGACGATGCCACCGTGCCGGCAGCCCCGGTCTGGACCGGCATCGTGCCGTTGCGGCTCACGGCCGGCGAACCGCAACGCGATGAGTGGAATCACGACGACGTGCCGATTCCGGAGTCGGTGCGCGCGATTCAGCGGCACTACTCCCGCTGA
- the selD gene encoding selenide, water dikinase SelD yields the protein MTETQSTPPSEAAAARLTSYAHGGGCACKIPPGELEDAVRGLTGQAGPDVLVGLDDGDDAAAIRLRDDLALLSTADFFTPVVDDAFDWGRIAAANALSDIYAMGGTPVVAINLVGWPRGVLPMELMTEVLRGGLAVAGEAGCPVIGGHTIDDPEPKYGMAVTGVAHPDRLLRNDAAVPGRPLTLTKPLGTGLLNNRHKQTGETSPEALAVMTGLNRDASVAALAAGARCATDVTGFGLLGHLHKLCRASGVGAVIDIAAVPVIDGAREALRDGYVSGGTRRNLDWVRPHLATTAAITENDLLLLADAQTSGGLLVVGEVPGHPVIGHTTAEAGISIR from the coding sequence GTGACCGAGACCCAGTCGACACCGCCGTCCGAGGCTGCTGCAGCGCGCCTGACGAGCTACGCGCACGGGGGTGGTTGCGCGTGCAAGATCCCGCCGGGCGAGCTTGAGGACGCCGTGCGGGGTCTCACCGGACAAGCCGGTCCTGACGTGCTGGTCGGCCTCGACGACGGTGACGACGCCGCGGCGATCCGACTGCGCGACGACCTGGCTTTGCTGTCGACCGCCGACTTCTTCACGCCGGTCGTCGACGACGCCTTCGACTGGGGTCGCATCGCTGCAGCCAACGCCTTGTCGGACATCTACGCCATGGGCGGCACCCCGGTCGTCGCGATCAACCTGGTCGGCTGGCCGCGCGGAGTGCTACCGATGGAGCTGATGACGGAGGTGCTGCGCGGGGGGCTGGCCGTCGCCGGCGAGGCGGGCTGCCCGGTCATCGGCGGCCACACGATCGACGATCCGGAACCCAAGTACGGTATGGCGGTGACCGGGGTCGCGCACCCGGATCGACTGCTGCGCAACGACGCCGCCGTCCCCGGACGGCCACTCACGTTGACCAAGCCCCTGGGCACCGGCCTGCTGAACAACCGGCACAAGCAGACCGGCGAGACCTCACCGGAGGCGCTGGCGGTCATGACCGGCCTCAATCGCGATGCGAGCGTGGCCGCACTGGCCGCCGGTGCGAGGTGCGCCACCGACGTGACCGGCTTCGGCCTGCTCGGACACCTGCACAAGCTCTGCCGCGCATCCGGCGTCGGCGCGGTGATCGACATCGCCGCTGTGCCGGTGATCGACGGTGCGCGCGAGGCGCTGCGCGACGGCTACGTCTCGGGCGGCACTCGGCGCAACCTGGACTGGGTGCGTCCGCATCTCGCCACGACGGCAGCCATCACCGAGAACGACCTGCTGCTGCTCGCCGACGCGCAGACGTCGGGTGGCTTGCTCGTGGTCGGCGAAGTGCCGGGTCATCCGGTGATCGGCCACACGACAGCAGAAGCCGGCATCAGCATTCGCTGA
- the selA gene encoding L-seryl-tRNA(Sec) selenium transferase, with product MPMTDPRRRIPRTDDILRSAPVEAARASVSEQVIRDVIAGVQQRARHGEIAPEQVESSVAEALARRGSIAARPVLNATGVVIHTNLGRAPLSAAAVDALVTASGYVDVELDLATGVRSKRGMSARAALLRHCPAAQDALIVNNGAAALVLATTTFAAGAEVIVSRGELIEIGAGFRLTDLIESTGARLREIGTTNRTHLRDYVDAIGPQTGCILKVHPSNFRVQGFTAEVDIAQLRSAADRSGIPLVADLGSGLLHPDSLLPDEPDAASALRAGADIVTASGDKLLGGPQAGLVLGRADLVERMARHPLARAVRADKLALAALEATLDGPSTPVESALHADAGRMEERARRLAAAIDAEVVTHDGRVGGGGAPGVPLPGWAVAITAGGAPPTELARRLRTGDPAVLPRLHEGVLLLDLRCIPEADDDRLAVAVRDALTTLVPNDGEPAVTPEH from the coding sequence GTGCCAATGACCGACCCGCGCAGGCGTATCCCGCGGACCGACGACATCCTGCGGTCGGCCCCTGTCGAAGCCGCCCGGGCATCGGTCAGCGAGCAGGTGATCCGCGATGTCATCGCGGGTGTGCAGCAGCGTGCGCGCCACGGCGAGATAGCACCCGAGCAGGTCGAGTCAAGCGTCGCCGAAGCACTCGCACGTCGAGGGAGCATCGCTGCGCGACCGGTGCTCAACGCGACGGGTGTGGTCATCCACACCAACCTCGGCCGGGCGCCGCTGTCAGCTGCCGCTGTCGACGCCTTGGTCACCGCCAGCGGCTATGTCGACGTCGAGCTCGACCTCGCCACGGGTGTGCGGTCCAAGAGAGGTATGTCGGCGCGCGCCGCGCTGCTGCGGCATTGTCCGGCGGCGCAGGACGCGCTGATCGTCAACAACGGCGCCGCCGCGTTGGTGCTCGCGACCACCACGTTCGCAGCCGGCGCCGAGGTGATCGTCAGCCGTGGCGAGCTCATCGAGATCGGCGCAGGCTTCCGGCTGACCGATCTCATCGAATCGACCGGCGCGCGGCTTCGCGAAATCGGCACCACCAACCGCACGCACCTGCGTGACTACGTCGACGCGATCGGTCCGCAGACCGGATGCATCCTGAAAGTGCATCCGAGCAACTTCCGTGTCCAGGGCTTCACCGCCGAGGTGGATATCGCCCAATTGCGTTCAGCGGCAGACAGATCCGGCATACCGCTCGTTGCGGACCTCGGCAGCGGACTGCTGCACCCAGACTCATTGTTGCCCGACGAGCCCGATGCGGCGTCGGCTCTGAGGGCCGGCGCCGACATCGTGACCGCCAGTGGGGACAAACTGCTCGGCGGTCCACAGGCGGGTCTGGTGCTCGGGCGCGCCGACCTCGTCGAACGTATGGCGCGGCACCCGTTGGCTCGGGCCGTGCGCGCGGACAAGCTCGCGCTCGCCGCTCTCGAAGCGACCCTCGATGGCCCGAGCACGCCGGTCGAGAGTGCGCTGCACGCCGACGCGGGCCGGATGGAAGAACGCGCCCGCCGACTTGCCGCAGCAATCGATGCCGAGGTGGTCACTCATGACGGCAGGGTCGGGGGCGGGGGAGCACCGGGCGTGCCGCTGCCTGGCTGGGCGGTTGCGATCACTGCCGGCGGCGCCCCGCCGACCGAGCTGGCGCGGCGGTTGCGCACCGGAGACCCAGCGGTGCTGCCGCGCCTGCACGAGGGCGTGCTGCTGCTGGATCTGCGCTGCATTCCCGAAGCCGACGACGATCGGCTTGCTGTTGCCGTCCGCGACGCTCTGACGACTCTGGTGCCGAACGATGGTGAGCCCGCCGTGACACCGGAGCACTGA
- the selB gene encoding selenocysteine-specific translation elongation factor, whose translation MHVIATAGHVDHGKSTLVRALTGTEPDRWAEEQRRGLTIDLGFAWLTTPSGREAAFVDVPGHERFIGNMLAGLGPVPVVCFIVAADEGWRAQSAEHADAIAALGIQHGLVVISRCDLAPDRVTEVMAEARAGLTHTGLRDAPVVGVSAVTGTGMDDLRRTLDQVLARVPRPAVDDRVRMWLDRSFSINGAGTVVTGTLAGGTLAVGQQLDLASGEHTYAVTIRGLQRHGQAHDRVGPVSRVAVNLRGRGATEIHRGDVLISPGAWPWTATVDVRRVSGVPLDEVPVEVIAHVGTAAIPGRLRSFTDRHARLTFTWPVPVVHADRIVLRHPGSRRVLGGVQVADADPPALGRRGDAARRGQVLAQLPAAGDLGYEVRRRGAVRQAHLVRLNLTAPHADPPDGIRAVGEWWIDGTVFAAWVDRLRDVVAQHHTEQPLSGGLTTSAVRDRLGMPDTALVPEVAAVAGLRLSDGLISDPAREASLGRAEPGITAIEARLTARPFDAPETDDLIALGIGARELAAAERLGRLLRLDDGVVLLPSTPALAMRELSRLPQPFTTSEARQALSTTRRIVIPLLEHLDRRGWTRRTDAQHRVVVR comes from the coding sequence GTGCACGTCATCGCGACCGCCGGTCATGTCGATCACGGCAAGAGCACCCTCGTGCGCGCGCTCACCGGCACCGAGCCCGACCGTTGGGCCGAGGAGCAACGGCGTGGGCTGACCATCGACCTCGGATTCGCTTGGCTGACAACGCCATCCGGACGAGAAGCTGCCTTCGTCGACGTCCCCGGACACGAGCGCTTCATCGGCAACATGCTCGCCGGACTGGGCCCGGTGCCAGTCGTGTGTTTCATTGTCGCGGCCGACGAGGGCTGGCGGGCCCAGTCGGCCGAGCACGCTGACGCGATCGCGGCGCTCGGCATACAGCACGGGTTGGTCGTGATCAGCCGCTGCGATCTGGCGCCCGACCGCGTCACCGAGGTCATGGCTGAGGCGCGTGCCGGGCTGACGCACACGGGACTGCGGGATGCGCCGGTCGTGGGCGTCTCCGCGGTGACCGGGACCGGCATGGATGACCTTCGGAGGACGCTGGATCAGGTGCTTGCCAGGGTGCCGCGGCCCGCAGTGGACGACCGCGTACGCATGTGGCTGGATCGTTCTTTCTCGATCAACGGTGCCGGCACCGTCGTGACCGGCACCCTCGCGGGTGGCACGCTCGCGGTCGGTCAGCAACTGGACCTGGCCTCTGGTGAGCACACCTATGCCGTGACGATTCGCGGCCTCCAGCGCCATGGCCAGGCGCACGATCGGGTCGGTCCGGTGAGCAGAGTTGCCGTCAATCTCCGCGGTCGAGGCGCAACGGAGATCCATCGTGGTGATGTCCTGATCTCGCCCGGGGCCTGGCCTTGGACAGCGACGGTCGACGTGCGCCGAGTCAGCGGGGTGCCGCTGGACGAGGTGCCCGTCGAGGTCATCGCACACGTCGGAACTGCAGCCATACCAGGCAGATTGCGATCATTCACCGATCGGCACGCCCGGTTGACGTTCACGTGGCCGGTGCCGGTGGTGCACGCCGACCGCATCGTGCTGCGGCATCCCGGATCCCGGCGTGTGCTGGGCGGTGTGCAGGTGGCAGACGCAGACCCCCCGGCGCTCGGCCGACGCGGCGATGCCGCAAGGCGAGGCCAGGTGCTGGCCCAGCTACCTGCAGCGGGGGACCTCGGCTACGAGGTGCGACGGCGCGGCGCGGTCAGGCAGGCACACCTGGTCCGGCTGAATCTCACTGCGCCGCACGCAGATCCACCCGACGGGATCCGCGCGGTCGGGGAGTGGTGGATCGACGGCACGGTCTTTGCCGCCTGGGTGGACCGCCTGCGCGACGTGGTTGCCCAGCACCATACCGAGCAGCCGTTGTCCGGCGGTCTCACCACGTCGGCAGTACGTGACCGGCTCGGCATGCCCGACACTGCACTCGTGCCGGAGGTCGCTGCTGTTGCCGGCTTGCGGCTCAGCGACGGCTTGATCAGCGACCCGGCTCGCGAGGCGTCACTCGGACGCGCCGAGCCTGGCATCACTGCCATCGAGGCGCGGCTGACGGCCCGACCGTTCGATGCCCCGGAGACGGACGACCTGATAGCGCTCGGCATCGGTGCACGCGAACTGGCGGCGGCCGAACGCCTCGGCCGCCTTCTGCGCCTCGACGACGGCGTGGTGCTGCTGCCGAGCACGCCCGCGCTGGCGATGCGCGAACTCAGCCGGCTTCCCCAGCCGTTCACGACCAGTGAGGCACGACAGGCGCTTTCGACCACACGGCGCATCGTCATACCGTTGCTGGAGCACCTCGACCGACGCGGCTGGACCAGACGCACCGACGCGCAGCACCGTGTCGTCGTGCGCTGA
- a CDS encoding glycoside hydrolase family 2 TIM barrel-domain containing protein, giving the protein MNTSRHGTSSVRAVDPALHQQPSVGALPPRTVPDGTPVVVLPDTWQFHYAPHPMDVPDGFASGAPCDTKSIAVPSHWQLEGYGAPQYTNTEYPFPVDPPRAPRGPVGSYRCMTQVPPSWLDAVAHGARVVLRTEGIDSFGELWCNGTLLGATVGSRLPHEFDVTDLVHDGDNLIAVHVHQWSAASYLEDQDMWWLSGIFRPVTLRLLPSGLPSDVRCHADFDPATGDGILTVTSDLPAEVGVPQLGITGSTGEPISVGMVQPWTAETPRLYDVQVTTPAGTVTQRVGFRRVDVSDGVFRLNGRRTVLRGVNRHDFHPDRGRALTRDDLLDDVLVLKRHNVNAVRTSHYPPHPDFLDLCDEFGLYVIDECDLETHGFVDFGWRRNPSADPQWRDALVDRMRRTVTRDRNHPCVVMWSLGNEAGTGSSVSAMATWCREADPTRPIHYEPDQNTADTDVWSQMYPGHDAVSAIADRAEPALPDVHADAARRGKPYILCEFAHAMGNGAGATAEYLRDVERSDRMIGAFVWEMFDHGLRTSIDGRPTWGYGGDFGETLHSGNFCCDGLLFPDRTPSPAMLDWAALNAPARIRVTDHEVHVRNIRDHRDTSDLSYRWTITDESGNEYDGPLIIPPIARGASVTVALPVEVLDIFDAPHGELAVTVHAYLTNETAYAPAGFEVSNSTAEIPATAGAEDDTAVAVVAPTPTARTLTVGPAEINRATGMLTRLFGNPLAGPSLTLWRAPTDNDHGGGLNGDLTPVATHWSRMGLHRLTHELLDLQVDDRSIVTMVRSAPADSDIAVVTRAVWSAQTDVVRCHLSCTPEGEWSHPVARIGWMLQLPDWTGDFTWWGDGPGESYIDSRNGTRLGLWRRSLDQLHTPYVRPQENGQRSNVRWGELQATDAADVTGLRIAADRPIGMTVRRHSLDQLARAAHDSQLEAEGTTWWHLDVAQHGLGSAACGPEPLPQHTLMMQPQALTLRFTATG; this is encoded by the coding sequence GTGAACACCTCTCGACACGGCACCTCTTCCGTTCGAGCTGTCGACCCGGCGCTGCATCAGCAGCCCTCCGTCGGCGCGCTGCCACCCCGGACAGTGCCCGATGGCACTCCGGTCGTTGTTCTTCCTGACACCTGGCAGTTCCACTACGCACCGCACCCGATGGACGTGCCGGACGGCTTCGCTTCTGGAGCACCCTGTGACACGAAATCGATTGCGGTGCCGTCACATTGGCAACTGGAAGGCTACGGAGCGCCGCAGTACACCAACACCGAGTACCCGTTCCCCGTCGACCCACCACGTGCCCCGCGCGGACCGGTGGGCAGTTACCGCTGTATGACGCAGGTACCACCGTCGTGGCTGGATGCCGTCGCGCACGGTGCGCGTGTCGTGCTGCGGACCGAAGGGATCGACTCGTTCGGTGAGTTGTGGTGCAACGGCACGCTGTTGGGAGCCACGGTGGGCTCGCGACTACCGCACGAGTTCGACGTGACCGACCTGGTGCATGACGGTGACAACCTCATCGCCGTGCATGTGCACCAGTGGTCCGCCGCAAGCTACCTGGAGGACCAGGACATGTGGTGGCTGTCGGGCATCTTCCGGCCGGTGACCCTGCGGCTGCTGCCATCCGGACTGCCCTCCGACGTCCGCTGCCACGCGGACTTCGACCCCGCGACAGGCGACGGCATACTCACCGTCACCAGTGATCTCCCAGCCGAGGTCGGCGTGCCGCAACTGGGCATCACCGGAAGCACCGGTGAACCGATCTCCGTCGGCATGGTGCAACCGTGGACCGCCGAAACCCCGCGTTTGTACGACGTCCAGGTGACCACGCCGGCGGGCACAGTCACGCAGCGCGTCGGATTCCGTCGCGTCGACGTCAGTGACGGGGTCTTCCGGCTGAACGGCCGCCGGACCGTTTTGCGCGGGGTCAACCGCCACGACTTTCATCCCGACCGCGGACGGGCGCTGACCCGGGACGACCTGCTGGACGACGTGCTCGTGCTGAAACGCCACAACGTCAACGCCGTTCGCACCTCGCACTATCCCCCGCACCCGGACTTCCTCGACCTCTGTGACGAGTTCGGGCTCTACGTGATCGACGAGTGCGATCTCGAGACGCACGGCTTCGTCGACTTCGGCTGGCGACGGAATCCCTCCGCGGACCCGCAGTGGCGCGACGCGCTGGTCGACCGGATGCGCCGCACCGTGACGCGCGACCGCAACCATCCGTGCGTTGTCATGTGGTCGCTCGGCAACGAAGCCGGCACCGGATCCTCGGTGAGCGCGATGGCGACCTGGTGCCGGGAGGCCGACCCGACGCGACCGATCCACTACGAGCCGGATCAGAACACCGCGGACACCGACGTGTGGTCGCAGATGTATCCCGGGCATGACGCGGTCAGCGCCATCGCCGACCGCGCCGAGCCGGCGCTGCCGGATGTGCACGCCGATGCCGCCCGACGTGGAAAGCCCTACATACTCTGCGAATTCGCGCATGCGATGGGCAATGGTGCCGGCGCCACTGCGGAGTATCTGCGAGATGTCGAGCGCAGCGACCGGATGATCGGCGCCTTCGTGTGGGAGATGTTCGACCACGGGTTGCGGACCTCGATCGACGGGCGCCCCACCTGGGGGTACGGCGGAGACTTCGGCGAAACGCTGCACTCAGGCAACTTCTGCTGCGACGGTCTGCTGTTCCCAGACCGCACACCCTCCCCCGCGATGCTCGATTGGGCCGCGCTCAACGCACCTGCGCGGATCAGGGTCACCGACCATGAGGTGCACGTGCGTAACATCCGTGACCACCGCGACACGTCCGACCTGAGCTACCGCTGGACCATCACGGACGAATCCGGCAACGAGTATGACGGGCCTCTCATCATCCCGCCGATCGCGCGCGGCGCGAGCGTCACCGTGGCGCTGCCGGTGGAAGTGCTCGACATTTTCGACGCGCCGCATGGCGAACTGGCCGTGACGGTCCACGCCTACTTGACCAACGAAACGGCATACGCACCAGCAGGTTTCGAGGTGTCGAACAGCACTGCCGAGATCCCGGCGACCGCGGGTGCCGAGGACGACACAGCAGTCGCTGTAGTCGCCCCCACTCCGACTGCGCGCACCCTCACCGTCGGCCCCGCCGAAATCAACCGTGCCACCGGCATGCTGACGCGACTGTTCGGCAACCCGCTCGCCGGCCCGAGCCTGACGCTGTGGCGCGCGCCCACCGACAATGACCACGGTGGCGGCCTGAACGGCGACCTCACGCCGGTTGCCACCCACTGGTCGCGCATGGGCCTGCACCGGTTGACCCACGAGTTGCTGGACCTGCAGGTCGACGACCGTTCGATCGTCACGATGGTGCGGTCCGCTCCTGCGGACAGCGACATCGCGGTGGTGACCCGGGCGGTGTGGTCGGCGCAGACCGACGTCGTGCGGTGCCACCTGAGCTGCACGCCCGAGGGCGAGTGGTCACACCCAGTCGCCCGCATCGGCTGGATGCTTCAACTGCCAGACTGGACAGGCGATTTCACCTGGTGGGGCGACGGCCCGGGCGAGTCATATATCGACAGCCGCAACGGGACCCGCCTCGGTCTGTGGCGACGCTCGCTGGATCAACTGCACACGCCATACGTGCGGCCGCAGGAGAACGGACAGCGCAGCAACGTGCGATGGGGCGAGTTGCAAGCCACGGACGCAGCAGACGTGACCGGGCTGCGAATCGCCGCCGATCGTCCGATCGGTATGACGGTCCGGCGTCACAGTCTCGATCAGCTCGCGCGCGCCGCGCATGACAGTCAACTCGAGGCGGAAGGCACCACCTGGTGGCATCTGGACGTCGCCCAACACGGGCTCGGCTCGGCCGCGTGCGGACCCGAACCGTTGCCACAGCACACGCTGATGATGCAGCCGCAGGCGCTCACGCTGCGTTTCACCGCGACCGGCTGA